In Chitinophaga nivalis, a single genomic region encodes these proteins:
- a CDS encoding VWA domain-containing protein — MEEQMRRWRLILGSGENDGTAYTLDKTDLQIDKTLEALYDSTRQGGLGASSPNVSRWLGDIRSYFPASVVQVMQKDALQRLQLTEMLFEKEMLQNVTPDVHLVATLMTLSRVIPEKTRDTARQVVQQVVDELMKKLAQPMQQAISGSLNRSIRNRRPRHNEINWHLTIRQNLRHYQPAYQTIIPETLIGYGRKRSALKDVVLCLDQSGSMGTSVVYSGIFGAVMATIPAVRTRMVVFDTAVADLTEELTDPVDLLFGVQLGGGTDIHAALQYCEQIITRPADTVLVMVTDLFEGGDDKNMRKRFASLAMAGVQVVVLLALNDEGAPAYDHENAQFLAELGIPVFACTPDKFPDLMAMALSKQDVAQWAAKEDIVLKK; from the coding sequence ATGGAGGAACAGATGCGCAGATGGCGGCTGATCCTGGGAAGCGGAGAAAATGATGGTACCGCCTATACCCTGGACAAAACCGATCTGCAGATAGATAAAACACTGGAAGCACTGTACGACAGTACCCGGCAAGGCGGGCTGGGAGCCTCATCTCCCAATGTAAGCCGCTGGCTGGGAGACATCCGCAGCTATTTTCCGGCTTCCGTAGTACAGGTTATGCAGAAAGATGCCCTGCAACGCCTGCAGCTGACGGAGATGCTTTTTGAAAAAGAGATGCTGCAAAACGTGACACCGGATGTACACCTGGTGGCCACCCTGATGACATTAAGCCGCGTTATTCCCGAAAAAACCAGGGATACTGCCCGGCAGGTGGTACAGCAGGTGGTGGATGAACTGATGAAAAAACTGGCGCAGCCTATGCAACAGGCCATCAGCGGCAGTTTAAACCGGAGCATCCGCAACCGCCGGCCACGCCACAACGAAATCAACTGGCACCTCACCATCCGGCAAAACCTGCGGCACTACCAGCCGGCCTATCAGACGATCATCCCGGAAACGCTGATCGGATATGGCCGCAAACGGTCTGCCCTCAAGGATGTGGTATTATGTCTGGATCAGAGCGGCTCTATGGGGACCTCTGTTGTATATTCCGGTATCTTTGGCGCCGTAATGGCGACTATTCCGGCAGTGCGCACCAGAATGGTGGTATTTGATACTGCCGTGGCGGATCTTACGGAAGAACTGACCGACCCGGTAGACCTCCTGTTTGGCGTACAGCTGGGCGGCGGTACCGATATCCATGCCGCATTGCAATACTGTGAACAGATCATTACCCGGCCGGCAGATACCGTACTGGTAATGGTAACAGACCTGTTTGAAGGCGGAGACGACAAAAACATGCGTAAACGGTTTGCCAGCCTGGCAATGGCAGGCGTACAGGTAGTGGTACTGCTGGCCCTCAACGATGAAGGGGCGCCGGCCTACGACCATGAAAATGCACAGTTCCTCGCGGAACTTGGCATACCGGTATTTGCCTGTACCCCGGATAAATTCCCGGACCTGATGGCCATGGCACTCAGCAAACAGGATGTTGCGCAATGGGCTGCTAAAGAAGATATAGTGCTGAAAAAATAA
- a CDS encoding beta-N-acetylhexosaminidase — MQKLHSLLSGGLLLLLTVTTLRLQAIHLIPQPSAVKTLPGRFNLSGATVIIAGNNTTAATLLQQTLRADHQLSLSVKTAARHNYIRLTTDAGLLKTIGTEGYLLQVQPDHIRITAASNTGIFYGIQSLRQLIMPQEQAYAIDAVEITDKPRFSWRAFMLDEGRYFKGPAAVKRLLDEMALLKMNVFHWHLTDDQGWRIEIKKYPLLTQVGSKRDSTQTGGWNSPTYDGKPHAGYYTQEEIRDIIRYAADRHITIVPEIEMPGHASAAIAAYPWLGTRHQPITVPVKFGVQYDVFNVADPKVIGFLQDVLQEVMALFPSKVIHIGGDEVKYDQWKADAGVNAYMQAHQLRTPADLQIAFTNRISNYLAGKQRRMAGWNEIMGHKLHEYTDTADVSAKEKLAAGTIVQFWKGELQLITEAVAKGYEVINSYHAMTYLDYSYEEISLEKAFRFDPVPTGLDPKYQAKILGSGCQMWGEWIPDEKAMQHQVYPRLAAYANSDWAEPANKDFENFKSALTYFLQRWKTAQ, encoded by the coding sequence ATGCAGAAGCTACATTCCCTGCTGTCAGGAGGACTATTACTCCTCCTGACAGTTACCACTCTCCGGTTACAAGCGATACACCTCATTCCCCAGCCATCGGCTGTAAAAACATTACCCGGTCGTTTTAATTTATCCGGCGCTACGGTGATTATAGCCGGCAACAATACTACCGCAGCTACCCTGCTCCAACAAACTCTTCGCGCAGACCATCAGTTATCCTTATCTGTTAAAACAGCAGCCCGCCATAATTATATCCGGCTGACCACAGATGCGGGATTGTTAAAAACAATTGGTACAGAAGGCTACCTGCTGCAGGTACAGCCGGATCATATCCGGATAACCGCCGCCAGCAACACAGGTATTTTCTATGGTATCCAATCACTCCGGCAGCTGATTATGCCGCAGGAACAAGCCTATGCCATTGATGCCGTGGAGATAACCGACAAGCCACGTTTCAGCTGGCGGGCTTTTATGCTGGATGAAGGCCGTTACTTTAAAGGCCCTGCTGCCGTAAAACGTTTGCTGGATGAAATGGCCTTACTGAAAATGAATGTGTTTCACTGGCATCTCACCGATGACCAGGGATGGCGTATTGAAATCAAAAAATATCCGCTGCTCACGCAGGTAGGTAGTAAACGCGATTCCACCCAAACCGGCGGCTGGAACAGCCCTACCTATGATGGCAAGCCACATGCAGGCTATTACACCCAGGAAGAAATCCGGGATATTATCCGGTATGCTGCCGACCGGCACATTACCATTGTACCTGAAATAGAAATGCCCGGACATGCCAGTGCAGCCATCGCTGCTTATCCCTGGCTGGGCACCCGGCATCAGCCGATTACTGTACCGGTAAAATTCGGCGTACAATACGATGTGTTTAATGTAGCAGATCCGAAAGTAATCGGCTTCCTGCAAGACGTTCTGCAGGAAGTCATGGCCTTATTCCCTTCCAAAGTCATTCATATTGGCGGTGATGAAGTAAAATATGATCAATGGAAGGCCGATGCCGGTGTAAATGCCTATATGCAGGCGCATCAGCTCCGGACACCAGCGGATCTGCAAATAGCCTTTACCAATCGTATTTCCAATTACCTCGCAGGCAAACAACGCCGGATGGCAGGCTGGAATGAGATTATGGGCCATAAACTGCATGAGTATACCGATACGGCAGATGTATCTGCCAAAGAAAAGCTGGCTGCCGGTACGATTGTGCAATTCTGGAAAGGCGAACTACAGCTGATTACAGAAGCCGTTGCCAAAGGCTATGAGGTGATCAACTCCTATCATGCCATGACTTATCTCGATTATAGCTACGAGGAAATTTCATTGGAAAAAGCCTTCCGGTTTGATCCGGTACCAACCGGGCTGGATCCGAAGTATCAGGCAAAAATACTGGGTAGCGGCTGCCAGATGTGGGGCGAGTGGATACCAGATGAAAAAGCGATGCAGCACCAGGTATATCCGCGGCTGGCAGCCTATGCCAACAGCGACTGGGCGGAACCTGCCAATAAGGATTTTGAAAATTTCAAGTCCGCGCTGACTTATTTCCTCCAACGCTGGAAAACAGCACAATAA
- a CDS encoding DUF4132 domain-containing protein: MPYTKEAILPLVEQLKQFTDYEDTLYPHLHAGIDFLTGTTFTVPEFAQLHEAAQMNYFLPLLQLPDHWDDNDRLILQLLAPPLTWAACQERFLQTIVPLMDAPGTSSSVVLRFSYFTSFLQQRGCTPAAIGSLLISYSGDGNNFDLAPLKFTPLRKFLQDLIKGAEWATIDDYLRTWKQKGWNSLFYRLLSKGHPDREMEYLDSILQQHRQPYTNYELIKVLLQNNFPKYETVVERANNFYTTVPDYAALLNSYQLLARHLPEKYNTPLIQTAYAFLETQHNGMVALDNQPAADSPENEGGWLPPGVSAIQQLLLLDTAGALSYLDQYISDKHYLHPQAFQVMKDLLQARAVPLLLQALENDYDARNVLPVLTQLDKQLYEDRLWPFTLHKLKSVRSLVAVVLADHPQALEKAGELLLHKKAEQRLTAVQILCKLNTAAARELLQQALHKEINDDARDMMLEVLGDTLTGMDDMAAVTELVAFARKRGKLSRFPEPWLDESTLPPLYLLDGTTATSDMVRFLLYRLSRIKEIQVDIEARPLLRLVDQSRSGGFAAHLFKLYTDKGGEARLRYLMVLAALTGDDALVESLHRSIYQWIEEKRLKQAEHGVAALALQGSLNALRAVEFLSRKYQMRRPQVGAAAAAALQQTATEAGISLHELGDRLVPDFGFRGLFRPFAVRDEIYHAGIDSQFKLTYFNKNKRQLKAMPAATPSPVKETFKRIAKAITETAKLQSQRLEHYLVIQRKWTAAQWTALFGQHPLMCAFATRLLWGVYDEQEQLIQCFRYREDTAMENLAGETVVIPARATVRILHPLYLDATTLQQWKQQFAALGMLPVFPQLDRPVAALSPIQADSTVIHDFEDISLESEVLHQLMDQKGWKLSEGNDGKYMYVFHKTDDENQLEVIMEMSGVYQEDAASWRMGKLYFVDRTKTQQRWFRTTDKEVATGLLPLHSVPPVFYSEAITDITVSREKMSLS, from the coding sequence ATGCCGTATACAAAGGAAGCGATACTACCTCTTGTTGAACAACTAAAACAGTTTACTGACTATGAAGATACCCTCTACCCACACCTGCACGCGGGAATCGACTTCCTGACCGGAACAACATTTACCGTACCCGAATTTGCACAGCTCCACGAAGCTGCGCAGATGAACTACTTCCTTCCCTTACTACAGCTACCCGATCACTGGGACGATAACGACCGGCTGATCCTGCAGCTGCTGGCGCCCCCACTTACCTGGGCTGCCTGCCAGGAACGCTTTCTGCAAACCATCGTCCCCTTAATGGATGCTCCTGGCACCTCTTCATCCGTGGTACTGCGTTTCAGCTATTTCACCAGCTTCCTGCAGCAACGTGGCTGTACACCGGCAGCAATAGGCTCGCTCCTGATCAGCTATTCCGGCGATGGCAACAACTTTGACCTGGCGCCCTTAAAATTCACGCCGCTGCGTAAGTTCCTGCAAGACCTGATCAAAGGCGCAGAATGGGCCACGATAGATGATTACCTGCGTACCTGGAAACAAAAAGGCTGGAATTCGCTGTTCTACCGGCTACTCTCCAAAGGCCATCCCGACCGGGAAATGGAATACCTGGACAGTATCCTGCAACAGCACCGGCAACCTTATACCAACTATGAACTGATAAAGGTGTTGTTGCAAAACAACTTCCCTAAATATGAAACGGTAGTAGAAAGGGCCAATAATTTTTATACCACGGTACCCGATTATGCGGCCCTGCTAAACAGTTACCAACTCCTGGCCCGTCATCTCCCGGAAAAATATAATACACCGCTGATACAAACAGCCTATGCTTTCCTGGAAACACAGCATAACGGCATGGTTGCCCTGGATAACCAACCGGCAGCCGATAGCCCGGAAAATGAAGGCGGCTGGTTACCGCCGGGGGTGAGTGCGATTCAGCAACTGCTGCTGCTGGATACCGCCGGCGCCTTGTCTTACCTGGATCAGTATATATCAGATAAACATTACCTGCATCCGCAGGCCTTCCAGGTGATGAAAGACCTCCTGCAGGCCCGGGCAGTACCCTTGTTGCTACAGGCATTGGAAAATGATTACGATGCCCGTAATGTATTACCGGTATTGACTCAGCTGGACAAACAACTATACGAAGACCGGCTGTGGCCTTTCACCCTGCATAAACTGAAATCAGTTCGTTCGCTCGTTGCCGTTGTACTGGCCGATCATCCGCAGGCGCTGGAAAAAGCAGGCGAACTGTTGCTCCATAAAAAAGCGGAACAACGGTTAACGGCCGTACAAATCCTTTGCAAACTCAATACGGCAGCCGCACGCGAGCTGCTGCAACAAGCCTTACATAAAGAAATCAACGACGACGCCCGCGATATGATGCTGGAAGTACTGGGGGATACCCTTACCGGTATGGACGATATGGCGGCTGTTACCGAGCTGGTGGCCTTTGCCAGAAAAAGAGGTAAACTCTCCCGGTTCCCGGAACCCTGGCTGGACGAAAGCACGCTTCCGCCGCTCTACCTCCTGGATGGCACCACGGCTACTTCGGATATGGTGCGTTTCCTGCTGTACCGCCTGTCGCGGATCAAAGAGATCCAGGTAGATATAGAAGCCCGGCCGTTATTACGTTTGGTAGATCAGTCCCGTAGCGGCGGTTTTGCGGCCCATCTCTTTAAATTATATACCGATAAAGGTGGGGAAGCCCGACTGCGATACCTGATGGTACTGGCAGCCCTGACAGGAGATGATGCCCTGGTGGAAAGCCTGCATAGGTCTATCTACCAATGGATAGAAGAAAAACGTCTGAAACAGGCCGAACACGGCGTGGCAGCACTGGCCCTGCAAGGCAGCCTCAATGCCTTGCGTGCTGTGGAGTTCCTGTCGCGCAAGTACCAGATGCGGCGGCCTCAGGTTGGCGCTGCCGCGGCGGCGGCCTTACAACAGACAGCTACCGAAGCTGGTATCAGCCTGCATGAACTGGGCGACCGCCTCGTACCGGATTTTGGTTTCCGGGGCTTATTCCGCCCGTTTGCAGTCAGGGATGAAATTTATCATGCTGGTATCGACAGCCAGTTTAAGCTGACCTATTTCAACAAAAATAAACGGCAGCTTAAAGCTATGCCGGCTGCGACGCCATCTCCTGTTAAAGAAACCTTTAAACGGATTGCCAAAGCCATCACGGAAACGGCTAAACTCCAATCGCAACGGCTGGAACATTACCTGGTCATCCAAAGAAAATGGACGGCTGCTCAATGGACGGCTTTATTCGGGCAGCACCCACTCATGTGTGCCTTTGCCACCCGCTTGTTATGGGGCGTATATGACGAACAGGAACAGCTGATCCAATGTTTCCGTTACCGCGAAGACACTGCCATGGAAAACCTTGCGGGAGAAACGGTTGTCATCCCCGCCAGGGCCACGGTACGTATCCTGCACCCCTTGTACCTGGATGCTACGACCTTACAGCAATGGAAACAGCAATTTGCAGCGCTGGGCATGTTGCCGGTATTTCCGCAGCTGGACCGCCCCGTTGCAGCCCTGTCGCCCATACAAGCCGATAGCACTGTGATACATGATTTTGAAGACATCTCCCTGGAAAGTGAAGTGTTACATCAGCTCATGGACCAGAAAGGCTGGAAACTCTCGGAAGGCAATGATGGTAAATACATGTATGTATTCCACAAAACAGATGATGAAAACCAGCTGGAAGTGATCATGGAAATGAGCGGCGTATACCAGGAAGATGCGGCCTCATGGCGGATGGGCAAACTGTATTTTGTAGACCGGACCAAAACGCAGCAACGCTGGTTCCGTACTACAGATAAAGAAGTAGCCACCGGCCTGTTACCATTACATAGTGTGCCACCGGTATTTTATTCGGAAGCCATCACAGATATTACGGTGTCCAGGGAAAAAATGAGCTTATCGTAG